A genomic stretch from Fusarium musae strain F31 chromosome 9, whole genome shotgun sequence includes:
- a CDS encoding hypothetical protein (EggNog:ENOG41) — MANPQPDIQSILAALASQRPTGTPTQTPPGAPNQAYPPPPASAQPAATYQPPPPNSSSYGASGYNGLPAPSSSGNLDLSSIRPVNSGTFSIADAIAQAKAYAAEKGVTSYDRPLVYASESRGPDRGYNRSRSRSPARDEFRDGVNPYRDERRGGDRGSHGRGYGRDRSYSPGPRGRNFSPRGNNGRERSPLRGGDENSETIEIDSSLVGLIIGRQGENLRRIESESNCRVQFLAATDGGPHRLCKISGPRHRRAEVKDAINRIIDDSGMGALNRPEKPRDPNKGGAAALREGEDHMQIMVPDRTVGLIIGRGGETIRDLQERSGCHINIVGESKSVNGLRPVNLIGTREAAARAKDFIMEIVDSDSRGDAPPPVKRLGGGGAAPGSRHDGPQRDAGGSGGPDKINDAVYVPSDAVGMIIGKGGETIREMQNTTGCKINVAQSSGPGETQREIALIGSRDSIARAKLAIDEKVDAVRQKGSGPRGGGGGGRGHQDHDRPSYSQAQGSSAPTNQPPQPAPADGSDPYAQYGGYQNYLALWYQSLMYQQQQGGQGAPPSGAPAPGA; from the exons ATGGCGAATCCTCAACCTGACATCCAGAGTATCCTGGCCGCACTCG CGTCGCAGCGGCCGACAGGGACCCCAACCCAGACACCACCCGGCGCTCCCAACCAGGCATACCCTCCCCCGCCTGCGTCGGCGCAACCTGCGGCCACATACCAGCCGCCCCCTCCAAACTCTAGCAGTTATGGTGCATCCGGCTACAATGGCCTCCCTGCGCCATCATCCAGCGGAAACCTCGACCTGAGCTCGATTCGACCTGTCAACTCGGGGACTTTCAGTATTGCCGATGCGATTGCTCAGGCCAAGGCTTATGCGGCCGAAAAGGGCGTGACATCCTACGATCGACCCCTTGTCTATGCCTCCGAATCACGAGGACCTGATCGAGGATACAACCGCTCAAGGTCACGATCACCCGCTCGCGATGAGTTCCGTGATGGTGTGAATCCGTACAGAGATGAGCGACGTGGCGGCGACAGAGGTTCGCATGGTCGGGGCTATGGTCGAGACCGTTCTTATTCGCCAGGCCCTCGAGGTCGGAATTTCTCCCCTCGGGGAAACAACGGACGCGAGAGGTCTCCCTTGAGAGGAGGTGATGAGAACTCGGAGACCATTGAGATCGATTCAAGCCTCGTAGGCCTTATCATCGGCAGACAAGGAGAGAATCTTAGACGCATAGAGTCTGAATCCAACTGCCGAGTCCAGTTCCTGGCCGCCACCGACGGTGGTCCGCATAGGCTGTGCAAGATCTCTGGGCCCCGGCACCGTCGTGCTGAAGTAAAGGATGCCATTAACCGTATTATTGACGACAGCGGAATGGGCGCCCTCAACCGCCCTGAAAAGCCTCGCGACCCCAACAAGGGCGGCGCTGCGGCTCTACGCGAAGGGGAGGACCACATGCAGATCATGGTCCCCGACAGGACTGTTGGCCTGATCATTGGACGTGGAGGTGAAACTATCCGCGACCTTCAAGAACGATCCGGCTGCCATATCAATATCGTTGGCGAATCTAAGAGTGTGAACGGATTGCGGCCTGTCAACCTCATCGGCACGCGCGAGGCTGCCGCCCGCGCCAAGGATTTTATCATGGAGATTGTCGACAGTGACAGTCGTGGCGACGCGCCGCCGCCTGTCAAAAGGTTGGGAGGTGGAGGAGCAGCTCCTGGAAGCCGCCATGATGGTCCTCAGAGGGATGCGGGAGGTTCTGGTGGTCCCGACAAGATCAATGATGCTGTATATGTCCCTTCAGATGCGGTAGGTATGATCATAGGAAAGGGCGGTGAGACGATCAGGGAGATGCAGAACACCACCGGATGCAAGATCAACGTTGCTCAGTCTTCTGGTCCTGGTGAGACTCAGAGGGAGATCGCCCTGATCGGTTCGCGAGATAGTATTGCGCGAGCTAAGCTTGCCATTGACGAGAAGGTGGATGCTGTG CGCCAGAAAGGCAGTGGCCCCCGTGGTGGCGGTGGCGGTGGCCGTGGACATCAAGATCATGACAGGCCCAGCTATTCTCAAGCGCAAGGCTCCAGTGCCCCTACTAACCAGCCTCCACAACCAGCTCCAGCTGATGGATCCGATCCCTACGCCCAAT ATGGTGGTTACCAAAACTACCTCGCGCTGTGGTATCAATCCTTGATgtaccaacaacagcaaggcGGACAAGGTGCCCCCCCTTCTGGTGCTCCTGCACCCGGAGCATAA
- the HAS1 gene encoding ATP-dependent RNA helicase (BUSCO:EOG09261F73) yields MDFAGSKKRKFKDANGVKASKEKKSVTVLEKKSKKVKRTEPESREEPEDDSFNEEEEEALKEDGDESDEADEDAEDSKSGDEIEEEDTEDKAEDNTDLPDGGKLTLPPVAGAESQSFAELNLSEKTMKAINEMKFTKMTEIQRRGIPPSLAGRDVLGAAKTGSGKTLAFLIPVIEMLSSLRFKPRNGTGVIVVSPTRELALQIFGVARELMAHHSQTYGIVIGGANRRAEADKLAKGVNLLIATPGRLLDHLQNTPFVFKNLKSLVIDEADRILEIGFEDEMRQIIKILPKEDRQTMLFSATQTTKVEDLARISLRPGPLYINVDEEKQYSTVEGLEQGYVICDAEKRFNLLFSFLKRNLKKKIIVFFSSCACVKYHAELLNYIDIPVLDLHGKQKQQKRTNTFFEFCNAKQGTLICTDVAARGLDIPSVDWIVQFDPPDDPRDYIHRVGRTARGSNTKGRSLLILQPNEVGFLSHLKAARVPVVEYDFPKIINIQSQLEKLISSNYYLNKSAKDGYRSYLHAYASHSLRSVFDINKLDLAKVAKSFGFTVPPRVDITLGASMSRDKKHQGRRAYGSQPRQGQGNKFTR; encoded by the exons ATGGATTTCGCCGGCAGCAAGAAACGCAAGTTCAAGGACGCCAATGGCGTCAAGGCTtcaaaggagaagaagtctgtTACAGTTCTCGAAAAGAAATCAAAGAAAGTCAAGCGCACCGAACCTGAGTCCCGCGAAGAGCCCGAAGACGATTCTTtcaacgaggaggaggaggaggctctgAAGGAGGACGGAGACGAGAGCGACGAGGCCGATGAGGATGCTGAAGACTCCAAGTCCGGAGACGAaattgaagaggaggatacCGAGGACAAGGCCGAGGACAACACAGATCTGCCCGATGGCGGAAAGCTCACATTACCTCCAGTTGCTGGAGCTGAATCGCAATCCTTCGCAGAGCTGAATCTTTCTGAGAAGACCATGAAGGCCATCAATGAGATGAAGTTCACCAAGATGACTGAGATCCAGAGGAGAGGTATTCCTCCCTCGCTGGCTGGTCGCGATGTTCTTGGTGCTGCCAAGACTGGTTCTGGAAAGACTCTAGCCTTCCTTATTCCTGTCATTGAGATGTTGAGCTCTCTGCGATTCAAGCCTCGCAATGGTACTGGTGTCATTGTTGTTTCCCCAACTCGCGAGCTGGCTCTCCAGATCTTTGGTGTTGCCCGTGAACTCATGGCTCACCACTCACAAACTTATGGTATTGTCATTGGAGGCGCAAACCGTCGCGCTGAGGCCGACAAGCTCGCCAAGGGTGTTAACCTGCTTATTGCCACCCCTGGTCGTCTGCTTGACCATCTGCAAAACACACCTTTCGTTTTCAAGAACCTGAAGTCACTTGTTATTGATGAGGCGGATCGAATTCTTGAAATTGGTTTCGAAGATGAAATGCGACAGATTATCAAGATTCTCCCTAAGGAGGACCGACAGACAATGCTTTTCTCTGCTACCCAAACAACCAAGGTTGAGGATCTTGCCCGTATCTCGCTGCGTCCTGGTCCTCTGTACATCAATGTCGACGAAGAGAAGCAATACAGCACTGTGGAGGGCCTGGAGCAGGGTTATGTTATATGCGATGCCGAGAAGCGATtcaatcttctcttctcattcCTCAAGCGTaacctcaagaagaagatcattgtCTTCTTCAGTAGTTGTGCTTGTGTGAAATACCACGCCGAACTCCTCAACTATATCGATATTCctgttcttgaccttcaCGGCAAacagaagcagcagaagcGAACCAACACATTTTTCGAGTTCTGTAATGCCAAGCAGGGTACTCTGATCTGCACTGACGTTGCCGCTCGTGGTCTCGAT ATTCCTTCTGTTGACTGGATTGTCCAATTCGACCCTCCAGATGACCCCCGCGACTACATTCACCGTGTCGGTCGAACTGCCCGAGGCAGTAACACCAAGGGACGGTCTCTTCTGATCCTTCAGCCCAACGAGGTTGGCTTTTTGTCGCACCTCAAGGCCGCCCGTGTTCCCGTCGTAGAATATGATTTccccaagatcatcaacattCAGTCTcaacttgagaagctcatcagtTCAAACTACTACTTGAACAAGAGTGCCAAGGATGGTTACCGCAGCTACCTTCACGCCTACGCCTCTCACTCGCTGCGCAGTGTTTTTGATATCAATAAGCTGGATCTGGCCAAGGTCGCCAAAAGCTTTGGCTTCACAGTACCACCACGTGTTGACATCACCCTCGGTGCCAGCATGAGCAGGGACAAGAAGCATCAGGGACGCAGAGCATACGGCAGTCAGCCACGACAGGGCCAGGGTAACAAGTTCACCAGGTAG
- a CDS encoding hypothetical protein (EggNog:ENOG41), whose amino-acid sequence MAKKARQRISYVLENAKSSEGGHRLGVNGLAVDNDNAILYSGGRDGIVCAWDLNLDLKGRSDITDPTPANSEDKKPKHTTKFRAQTHAHMHWINDIALAQNNTALVSGSSDLTVKVWRPYSDEDKNRTETIGEHADYVKCVTTPPPDMGANWVASGGLDRKICLWDLNGAGKTLEIDVQGEEIAEKGSVYALRVGRNIMASGGPEKTVRLYDPRTGDKVSKLVGHVDNIRAILIDDAGDTILSASADKTVKMWSIKNGRCMYTFSMHDESVWSLFSDDPSLGVFYSSDRSGLVAKTDVRGSLEDMDDGLSLAVAHEHIGVGKVVAAGGHIWTATNRSSINRWEDVDTGTNIQLPESVRQHRATSNASSRPRETSPPATTNGTAKKEIPAESILRISAAASFPARSGPDPDSATITDATARKGSEAIIDSSEPEIKPIHAVAEETIEGQFGLLKHRLLNDRRRVLTSDTAGDVLLWDLIQHLEDVEHLVNTVEAVAPWCSIDLSSGNLTVVLEPFNCFDAEVYADELDLPDKIEFREDQRISLGKWILRYLFADLIDEEVRRDEAHRQKLNEGLEARQIASGGTTEVAPLSISLPKSAIPDWDNADQVTPKPNLYPNTPGLGIGLATPGPSIMSGPNSLPDVPENAATSPMTPIEKRTSHVSRPSTEKEDYFTSPLQLLESAVKAASMVSTPTQNEADSKKSIDGDKDKDKDKDKDKADSAKSPSTPFGKKKFRMTFGTKKLSRSASQATTEKPAIVEEKTEESESSSVHEKEKEVDDSFFGTIQKIHQEYERQLADNPDKPVESRVVPSLPSDTPVLKLPPGTKVVIQEETTGGSANLYQGTVQDVGKDADIIEQKAPMWLGDVLLQNTLPFKEPVKVSFVLYPMDDTLPAIASTDGNNRLNANRMLRVKKILSYVAERIEPPLEEPEESPMKPEEYLELYCNEQLLSPVTTLATLRTHLWKGGNDIVLHYKANGKKEIRPFPPPPEPKPAEPEEAQDGAAADEANTNGQVPPQPQAQAQAS is encoded by the exons ATGGCTAAGAAGGCACGCCAGAGAATCAGTTATG TCCTCGAAAATGCCAAATCATCTGAAGGCGGCCATCGTCTAGGTGTCAATGGCCTTGCCGTCGACAACGACAATGCGATTCT ATACTCAGGTGGCCGAGATGGCATAGTATGCGCTTGGGACCTGAACCTCGACCTCAAAGGCCGCAGCGATATTACCGACCCGACGCCTGCCAATTCCGAAGACAAGAAGCCGAAGCACACGACCAAGTTTCGCGCTCAGACTCACGCTCATATGCACTGGATCAACGACATTGCCCTCGCTCAAAACAATACTGCCCTCGTATCTGGCTCATCTGACCTTACAGTCAAGGTTTGGCGACCGTATTCTGATGAGGACAAAAACCGCACCGAGACGATAGGCGAACATGCTGATTATGTCAAATGTGTTACAACCCCGCCCCCAGATATGGGCGCAAACTGGGTCGCATCCGGTGGTCTGGACCGCAAAATTTGCTTATGGGATCTCAATGGCGCTGGAAAGACACTCGAGATTGACGTGCAGGGTGAAGAAATTGCCGAGAAAGGTTCTGTCTATGCCCTTCGTGTGGGGAGAAATATCATGGCGAGTGGTGGTCCCGAGAAGACGGTGCGCTTGTACGATCCCCGAACTGGTGATAAGGTTTCAAAACTTGTTGGTCATGTCGACAATATCCGTGCTATTCTTATAGACGATGCTGGCGACACAATTTTGAGTGCCAGTGCCGATAAAACGGTCAAAATGTGGAGCATCAAGAACGGTCGATGCATGTACACTTTCTCCATGCACGATGAGAGTGTTTGGTCACTCTTCTCGGATGACCCGAGCCTGGGTGTCTTCTACAGTTCTGATCGCTCGGGGTTGGTCGCCAAAACAGATGTGCGCGGTAGCCTTGAGGATATGGATGATGGCCTGAGTCTAGCTGTGGCGCATGAGCATATAGGAGTGGGCAAGGTTGTCGCAGCTGGAGGTCACATTTGGACAGCAACGAATAGGTCATCAATTAACCGATGGGAAGACGTTGACACGGGCACCAACATCCAGCTTCCGGAGTCTGTTCGACAACACAGAGCTACATCGAATGCTTCTAGCAGACCCCGCGAGACTTCTCCTCCGGCTACTACTAACGGAACTGCAAAGAAGGAGATCCCAGCTGAGTCCATCTTGCGTATTTCTGCAGCTGCTTCTTTCCCTGCGCGATCTGGTCCAGATCCCGATTCTGCCACTATCACGGATGCTACTGCACGGAAGGGGTCCGAAGCCATTATAGATTCTTCAGAGCCCGAAATCAAACCCATCCATGCAGTGGCTGAGGAAACGATTGAGGGACAATTCGGATTGCTCAAGCATAGGCTACTCAACGATAGGAGGCGTGTGTTGACGTCAGACACAGCTGGCGACGTATTACTATGGGATTTGATCCAG CATTTGGAGGATGTGGAGCATCTCGTCAACACCGTTGAGGCCGTGGCTCCTTGGTGCTCTATCGATCTCAGCTCGGGAAATCTTACTGTGGTTCTAGAGCCCTTTAATTGTTTCGATGCTGAAGTATACGCAGACGAGCTAGATTTGCCAGATAAAATAGAATTTCGAGAGGACCAGAGAA TCAGCCTTGGAAAATGGATCCTTAGGTATCTCTTTGCCGATCtcattgatgaagaggtcaGAAGAGATGAGGCACACCGTCAGAAACTCAATGAGGGTCTTGAGGCGAGGCAAATTGCCAGTGGAGGAACTACTGAAGTTGCTCCATTATCGATATCATTACCAAAGTCAGCCATCCCGGACTGGGATAACGCAGACCAGGTTACTCCAAAGCCCAATCTCTATCCTAATACTCCAGGTCTAGGCATTGGTTTGGCAACGCCTGGTCCAAGCATTATGTCAGGCCCAAACAGCTTGCCCGATGTTCCTGAAAACGCGGCCACAAGTCCAATGACTCCTATAGAAAAGAGAACCTCGCATGTCAGCCGCCCTTCGACAGAGAAGGAAGACTACTTCACAAGTCCCCTACAGCTGCTCGAATCGGCAGTCAAGGCAGCAAGCATGGTGTCAACCCCCACGCAGAACGAGGCGGACTCCAAGAAGTCTATAGATGGTGATAAAGATAAGGATAAAGataaggacaaggacaaggcggACAGTGCAAAGTCCCCAAGCACACCAtttggcaagaagaagtttAGGATGACTTTTGGCACCAAGAAGCTTTCAAGGTCGGCGTCCCAGGCCACCACAGAGAAGCCTGCGATTGTGGAGGAGAAGACAGAAGAGTCCGAGTCTTCGTCTGTCCatgaaaaagagaaggaggttgatgacAGTTTCTTTGGCACGATTCAGAAGATCCACCAGGAATACGAGCGGCAACTAGCCGACAACCCTGACAAGCCGGTCGAGTCACGAGTGGTACCCAGTTTGCCTAGTGATACACCCGTTCTGAAGCTCCCGCCAGGAACTAAGGTGGTTATTCAAGAGGAGACCACAGGAGGCAGCGCCAACTTGTATCAGGGCACTGTCCAGGACGTTGGCAAGGACGCAGATATTATCGAACAGAAGGCTCCCATGTGGCTGGGTGATGTTCTCCTTCAAAACACACTCCCCTTCAAAGAGCCCGTAAAGGTTTCGTTCGTCTTGTATCCGATGGACGACACTCTCCCAGCTATTGCTTCAACCGATGGAAACAACAGGCTCAATGCTAACCGCATGCTTCGAGTCAAGAAGATTCTCTCATATGTTGCAGAAAGGATTGAGCCTCCACTTGAGGAGCCCGAAGAGAGCCCTATGAAGCCAGAGGAGTATTTAGAACTGTACTGCAACGAACAG TTACTTTCCCCTGTTACGACACTGGCCACTCTCCGAACTCATCTGTGGAAGGGGGGCAACGATATTGTCCTTCATTACAAGGCCAATGGCAAAAAGGAGATTCGACCATTCCCACCGCCTCCAGAGCCTAAGCCTGCTGAGCccgaagaagctcaagacggCGCTGCAGCTGACGAGGCAAATACTAATGGTCAAGTTCCTCCCCAgcctcaagcccaagcccaagccagcTGA
- a CDS encoding hypothetical protein (EggNog:ENOG41~BUSCO:EOG09263EDC) translates to MSTNPPTFQSALLAGALAGTTVDLSLFPLDTLKTRLQSSAGFFPSGGFSGIYRGIGSALVGSAPGAAFFFCTYEGVKGFLADKDNTSAPGWKAPLTHMAAASAGEVAACAVRVPTEVVKQRAQAGHHGGSSAAALRAILSRYSSHGFVPMWRELYRGWGITVFREVPFTVIQFPLWEAMKSWGRRRRGGREVTGAESALYGSMAGGLSAALTTPLDVLKTRVMLSKESVSVSEIFGRILREEGSRAFFSGVAPRVTWISIGGAIFLGSYQWAINTMNGVV, encoded by the coding sequence ATGTCCACAAATCCTCCGACCTTCCAATCTGCCCTCCTCGCTGGTGCCCTCGCTGGTACAACCGTcgatctctctctcttccctctcGACACTCTCAAGACCCGTCTTCAGTCCTCGGCCGGTTTCTTCCCCTCCGGCGGTTTCAGCGGTATTTATCGCGGTATCGGTTCTGCCCTTGTCGGATCTGCTCCGGGGGCtgcgttcttcttctgcacATACGAGGGCGTAAAGGGCTTCCTGGCTGATAAGGATAATACTTCTGCGCCAGGATGGAAGGCTCCCCTTACACATATGGCAGCTGCTAGCGCCGGAGAGGTGGCAGCTTGCGCTGTTCGTGTGCCAACCGAGGTTGTTAAGCAGCGTGCGCAGGCGGGTCATCATGGTGGTTCTTCGGCTGCTGCTCTGCGGGCCATTCTGTCACGGTATTCGAGCCATGGGTTTGTTCCAATGTGGAGAGAGCTCTATCGCGGTTGGGGAATCACCGTTTTCCGCGAGGTGCCATTTACTGTGATTCAATTCCCGCTATGGGAGGCCATGAAGTCCTGGGGACGACGTCGCCGCGGTGGTCGTGAGGTCACTGGTGCCGAGAGTGCTCTCTATGGAAGCATGGCTGGTGGATTATCTGCGGCACTGACGACGCCGCTCGATGTACTCAAGACGAGAGTCATGTTATCGAAGGAGAGTGTTTCAGTATCGGAAATATTTGGCCGGATATTGCGCGAGGAGGGCAGCAGAGCTTTCTTTTCTGGTGTAGCACCACGAGTTACATGGATTTCTATTGGAGGCGCGATTTTCCTGGGAAGCTATCAGTGGGCTATTAACACCATGAACGGCGTTGTATGA